A stretch of the Melitaea cinxia chromosome 14, ilMelCinx1.1, whole genome shotgun sequence genome encodes the following:
- the LOC123659725 gene encoding pupal cuticle protein G1A-like, producing MFKFVVLCAFVAAATATATPDIITPFTYSSNVLAPATTFVTGYPNKLVYSSPYISSPSYYSSSLGYSHLIKKRSAPLAVSSYIAPSAYVTPAAYASAPLAATYTAAAPFLSTYAAGAPLAASYAAAPFAYGNPIYSSAAYLIKK from the coding sequence ATGTTCAAGTTTGTAGTATTGTGCGCCTTCGTCGCTGCGGCTACGGCTACGGCCACGCCCGATATTATTACGCCATTTACATATTCATCCAATGTATTGGCACCAGCGACGACATTTGTAACAGGCTATCCTAATAAGCTGGTCTACTCGTCGCCCTACATTTCATCACCATCATATTATTCTTCATCTTTGGGCTACTCTCATCTCATCAAGAAACGGTCGGCACCTCTGGCCGTGAGCAGCTACATCGCGCCCTCTGCATACGTCACCCCCGCTGCATACGCGTCTGCTCCTCTGGCCGCTACATACACTGCAGCTGCTCCTTTCCTTTCTACTTACGCTGCAGGAGCTCCTCTAGCGGCTTCCTACGCAGCCGCTCCTTTTGCCTACGGAAACCCTATTTACTCTTCCGCTGCTTATCTAATCAAGAAGTGA
- the LOC123659724 gene encoding cuticle protein LPCP-23-like, protein MFKLAVLCAFLAVAAAEPGFIAPFPYSSNILAPSTVLSSYPRSVVYSSPYISSAPLAYSAPLSYSHLIKKRSAPLAVSSYIAPSAYVTPSSFVAPSVYASAPLATTYNAAAQFATYAAGAPLAATYTAAAPLTTQPIYSTAAHFIKKRSAPLIVPSSYVSPYAAAASFYPSTYVAPASYVSSPVISSSPYFYNAQYIKK, encoded by the coding sequence ATGTTTAAGTTAGCAGTTCTGTGTGCTTTCCTCGCTGTGGCTGCGGCCGAGCCTGGTTTTATTGCGCCGTTCCCATATTCTTCTAATATACTAGCGCCATCTACAGTGCTGTCAAGCTACCCTAGGAGTGTAGTTTATTCATCGCCCTACATTTCATCGGCACCTTTGGCTTACTCTGCACCTTTGAGCTACTCTCATCTCATCAAGAAACGGTCTGCACCTCTGGCTGTAAGCAGCTACATCGCGCCCTCTGCATACGTTACGCCCTCTTCATTCGTCGCCCCCAGTGTATACGCGTCTGCTCCTCTGGCCACTACATACAACGCAGCTGCTCAATTCGCTACCTATGCTGCAGGTGCTCCTCTAGCGGCTACATATACTGCTGCTGCTCCCCTTACGACACAGCCTATTTACTCTACCGCAGCGCACTTTATTAAGAAGAGATCAGCTCCTTTGATCGTGCCTTCTTCATACGTGAGTCCTTATGCCGCCGCAGCATCTTTCTACCCATCGACCTACGTAGCGCCTGCTTCCTATGTGTCGAGTCCTGTGATTTCCTCCAGCCCATACTTCTACAATGCACAATATATTAAGAAATGA